In Trichoderma asperellum chromosome 1, complete sequence, a single window of DNA contains:
- a CDS encoding uncharacterized protein (TransMembrane:3 (i21-41o442-462i474-494o)~BUSCO:EOG092D1EK2) encodes MSETMTSSHVYTRERRDRYHEADVVVVGAGVFGCAAAYALANQGRSVLLLERWMHEPDRIVGELLQPGGVAALKKLGLGHCIEGIDAIPCYGYNVFYHGEPCAIPYPRLNDKGEVTHAWGGRGTEGAEQQGCGFHHGKFITQLRKACLGHKNITVVETEVVKTIRGEFEEQILGVESRTTVNKETNEKKDDYFFGKLTIVADGYDSKFRKQVLETKPVVKSKFYALELVDTVLPKPLHGHVIIGDAYPILLYQIGTHETRALFDVPQNIPEASVEAGGVRGYIKKHAIPALPESVRPAAEKALADGKIPRSMPNSWLPAVPQTPNGLVVLGDALNMRHPLTGGGMTVAFNDAVLLAELLHPDRVPNLDDAKAVREAMHKLYWRRKNFTSIINTLAQALYSLFAANDRQLRALQMGCFEYFRRGWTDGPAGLLAGIIQRPLVLAYHFFYVAFVAIWMNACNVIGGPLGFWKLPLAILDAVLILWKACIVFLPVIWREGFQ; translated from the coding sequence ATGTCGGAAACAATGACATCCTCACACGTCTACACGCGCGAGCGGCGCGATCGCTACCATGAAGCagacgtcgtcgtcgtcggtgcCGGCGTCTTTGGCTGCGCGGCCGCCTATGCGCTCGCCAACCAGGGCCGCTCCGTGCTCCTGCTGGAGCGGTGGATGCACGAGCCTGATCGCATCGTGGGCGAACTTCTGCAGCCTGGCGGGGTGGCTGCGCTCAAGAAGCTGGGCCTGGGCCACTGCATCGAGGGCATCGATGCCATCCCCTGCTACGGCTACAACGTCTTCTATCACGGAGAGCCGTGCGCCATTCCCTACCCGAGACTCAACGACAAGGGCGAGGTCACACATGCCTGGGGCGGACGAGGGACAGAGGGCGCGGAGCAGCAGGGATGCGGATTCCACCACGGCAAGTTCATCACACAGCTGCGAAAGGCCTGCCTGGGACACAAGAACATCACAGTGGTCGAGACCGAGGTCGTCAAGACGATTCGGGGCGAGTTCGAGGAACAGATCCTGGGCGTGGAGTCGCGCACCACGGTCAACAAGGAGAccaacgagaagaaggacgacTATTTCTTCGGCAAGCTGACCATCGTGGCCGACGGCTACGACTCCAAGTTCCGCAAGCAGGTGCTCGAGACGAAGCCCGTCGTCAAGAGCAAGTTCTACGCGCTCGAGCTGGTCGACACGGTCCTGCCCAAGCCCCTGCACGGCCATGTCATCATCGGCGACGCCTATCCCATCCTGCTGTACCAGATCGGCACCCACGAGACCCGAGCGCTCTTCGACGTGCCCCAGAACATCCCCGAGGCGTCGGTCGAGGCCGGCGGCGTGCGCGGCTACATCAAGAAGCACGCCATCCCGGCCCTGCCAGAGTCCGTCCGCCCGGCGGCCGAAAAGGCCCTCGCCGACGGCAAGATCCCGCGCAGCATGCCCAACAGCTGGCTCCCGGCAGTGCCCCAGACGCCCAACGGCCTCGTCGTGCTCGGCGACGCCCTCAACATGCGGCACCCCCTGACGGGCGGCGGCATGACGGTGGCCTTCAACGACGCCGTGCTGCTGGCCGAGCTGCTGCACCCGGACCGCGTGCCCAACCTCGACGACGCAAAGGCCGTCCGCGAGGCCATGCACAAGCTGTACTGGCGCCGCAAGAACTtcaccagcatcatcaacacGCTCGCCCAGGCGCTGTACTCGCTCTTCGCCGCAAACGACCGCCAGCTGCGCGCCCTGCAGATGGGCTGCTTCGAGTACTTCCGCCGCGGGTGGACCGACGGCCCGGCCGGCCTTCTCGCCGGCATCATCCAGCGGCCCCTGGTGCTGGCGTACCACTTCTTCTACGTCGCCTTTGTGGCCATCTGGATGAACGCGTGCAACGTCATTGGAGGCCCGCTGGGCTTCTGGAAGCTGCCGCTGGCGATTCTGGATGCTGTGCTCATCCTGTGGAAGGCGTGTATTGTCTTTTTGCCCGTCATTTGGCGTGAGGGATTTCAGTGA
- a CDS encoding uncharacterized protein (BUSCO:EOG092D0OJS), translated as MMAQPLPHQDKKRVKVYELRNNDWFDRGTGFCTAKFATNEDGHKDPKVIVESEDQPERLLLETTIQKQDGFQKQQETLIVWQEPGSGVDMALSFQEAEGCAMIWRFVNTVQQTFQHQQTDTDDNLDDELAIEPIPPVNLPAAELGNLAEIETSLRSMSSTAAGREAVTKFIVAEDYIDKLIPLVEIAEDLESLPDLHRLCNIMKTILLLNDTSIIEHSVSDECLLGVVGALEYDPDFPSHKANHRHWLSNQGRFKEVVPIDDENVRRKIHQTYRLQYLKDVVLARILDDPTFSVLSSLIFFNQVEIVQHLQSSPGFLMNLFGIFSAHYPETKKRKEAVLFIQQCCAIAKTVQAPARQSLYINFLNHGLLRVIYYGLRHVDVAVRVGATDILISIIEHDPMLIRQTIFRQMHEGSSSLLDCLIDLLLVEVDLGIKTQISDALRVILDHGNTAAYSEPANNNGNNGNGNGNGNGNGNGNNGNGQKQQTSEYAFRARLQMSVDPQHEHFLNRFYDTSAVKLFKPLIELDSRPNLDFTVQEAAMFSGLVEVLGFFIRQHHRFSRYFFIVHNLAARIILLLKCRDKYLQLVSIRCFRLIIGLQEELYVKNLITNDVLGPILEVLVETVPRDNLVSAACTELFDFIKKEYLRDMVKQLVAEHRDNLLLVEHIPPCRDLIMRYDHTEGFTTNMDIFADTDDDMMKRPAHIRMLEYMPIDLREEEYWDSSDPEDDNEDQSSGDRSSDSGGASSKPLVDYDSDEDDEDAEESAEHDADHQSKDNDDNDNGEDPDADADFAPRSSSASPNVPPPERLSEKRRREEDEDDDDELGKLMHSKRRNSSSTESNSSITQNLNRRRKNFANGAGNGVTPRKIAISLSPALKSGGPSRSDDDL; from the exons ATGATGGCACAGCCGTTGCCTCATCAGGACAAGAAGCGCGTCAAGGTCTATGAGCTGCGCAATAACGACTGGTTTGACCGCGGCACGGGCTTCTGCACCGCCAAGTTTGCGACG AACGAAGATGGCCACAAAGATCCCAAAGTCATTGTAGAATCCGAAGACCAGCCCGAACGGCTCCTCCTGGAGACAACGATCCAGAAGCAGGATGGATTCCAGAAGCAGCAAG AAACGCTCATCGTCTGGCAGGAGCCAGGCAGTGGCGTGGATATGGCCTTGAGCTTCCAGGAGGCCGAGGGATGCGCCATGATATG GCGCTTCGTCAACACCGTCCAGCAGACattccagcatcagcagacTGACACAG ACGATAATCTCGACGATGAGCTGGCCATCGAACCGATCCCCCCCGTTAACCTCCCCGCTGCTGAACTGGGCAATCTGGCCGAAATCGAGACGAGCCTTCGATCCATGAGCTCGACTGCCGCTGGCCGTGAAGCCGTCACCAAATTCATCGTAGCCGAAGACTACATCGACAAACTTATTCCCCTGGTCGAGATTGCCGAGGATTTGGAAAGCCTTCCTGACCTGCACCGTCTGTGTAACATCATGAAGACCATTCTCCTGCTCAACGACACCTCCATCATTGAACATTCCGTATCCGATGAATGCCTGCTGGGGGTTGTCGGCGCTCTGGAATACGACCCCGACTTCCCTAGCCACAAGGCCAACCACCGGCATTGGCTCAGCAACCAGGGACGCTTCAAAGAGGTCGTGCCCATTGATGATGAGAACGTCCGCCGCAAAATCCATCAGACTTACCGTCTGCAATACCTCAAAGACGTTGTGTTGGCCAGAATCCTCGACGATCCCACCTTCTCCGTGCTCAGCTCCCTCATATTCTTCAACCAAGTCGAAATTGTCCAACATCTGCAGTCAAGTCCGGGATTTCTCATGAACCTCTTCggcatcttctctgcccatTATCCCGAGACGAAGAAGCGAAAAGAGGCTGTGTTATTCATTCAGCAATGCTGTGCCATCGCCAAGACCGTGCAGGCCCCTGCCAGGCAGTCTCTGTACATCAACTTCCTCAACCATGGCCTGCTCCGTGTCATCTATTATGGATTGAGGCACGTTGACGTGGCTGTGCGCGTGGGAGCTACAGACATCTTGATTTCCATCATTGAGCACGACCCAATGCTGATCCGCCAAACCATTTTCCGGCAGATGCATGAGGGCTCCTCATCGCTATTGGATTGTTTGATCGATCTTCTCTTGGTCGAGGTTGATTTGGGCATCAAGACTCAAATCTCAGATGCCCTCAGAGTCATATTGGACCATGGAAACACCGCCGCCTACAGCGAGCCTGCAAACAACAATGGCAATaacggcaacggcaacggcaatggcaacgggaacggcaacggcaacaacggcaacggtcagaagcagcagactaGTGAGTATGCTTTCAGGGCTCGGTTGCAGATGTCTGTCGACCCGCAACATGAACATTTTCTGAACCGCTTTTACGACACCTCCGCCGTGAAGCTGTTCAAGCCTCTCATTGAGCTGGATAGCCGTCCTAATCTGGACTTTACCGTTCAGGAAGCTGCCATGTTTTCTGGCTTAGTGGAGGTGCTCGGCTTTTTCATTCGACAACACCATCGGTTTAGTAGATACTTCTTCATTGTCCACAACTTGGCGGCACGAATCATCCTGCTCCTCAAATGTCGTGACAAGTACCTGCAGCTGGTTTCGATTCGATGCTTCCGCTTGATCATTGGTCTTCAGGAGGAGCTGTACGTCAAGAATCTCATTACAAATGATGTCTTGGGCCCAATCCTTGAAGTCTTGGTCGAGACCGTGCCGCGCGACAATCTTGTAAGCGCCGCATGCACTGAGCTCTTCGACTTTATCAAGAAGGAATACCTGAGAGACATGGTCAAGCAACTTGTGGCTGAGCACCGAGATAACTTGCTTCTCGTCGAGCATATTCCGCCTTGTCGAGACTTGATCATGAGATACGATCACACAGAAGGCTTTACGACAAACATGGACATATTCGCCGACACGGACGACGacatgatgaagaggccaGCTCATATTAGAATGCTAGAGTACATGCCGATTGACCTGCGCGAGGAGGAATATTGGGATTCTTCGGATCCCGAAGATGATAACGAGGACCAGAGCTCTGGAGATAGGTCATCCGACAGTGGCGGCGCCTCCTCAAAACCCCTAGTGGATTACGACtctgatgaagacgacgaggatgcgGAAGAGAGCGCAGAACATGATGCCGATCACCAGTCAAAAGACAACGACGATAACGACAACGGCGAGGAtcctgatgctgatgccgaCTTTGCTCCGCGGTCATCAAGCGCCTCGCCTAACGTGCCGCCACCCGAGCGCCTGTCCGAAAAACGCCGgcgagaggaagacgaggacgatgatgacgagctAGGGAAGCTGATGCACAGCAAACGAcgcaacagcagctctaCAGAATCCAACTCATCAATCACGCAGAATCTCAATCGCAGACGTAAGAACTTTGCAAACGGGGCCGGAAACGGTGTCACGCCTAGAAAGATTGCAATCAGCCTGTCACCAGCCTTAAAGTCAGGTGGCCCCTCTCGATCGGACGACGACTTGTGA
- a CDS encoding uncharacterized protein (CAZy:GT2_Glycos_transf~TransMembrane:2 (o25-48i397-415o)~BUSCO:EOG092D32X3): protein MGLATALPELPASPWESIKATPVPILAGLFLALVLSGLAALFLLLHLVASKPRPVLSSEKTYVTSSPSGKTTPRPLPCWYDRWLAERHLSEQRLRPDEANPAPDVGSIEPPELLLSVVFPAYNEEDRVIPTLEEAVEYLDRHFGRGTAAAGARNPLSPTTKKRHAQGAAGAAGLKDQGLSGYEIIIVNDGSRDKTVDVVLDFAQNNGLDDVLRVVSLAKNRGKGGGVTHGFRHVRGEYALFADADGASRFSDVAKLIEGVEEVVDGSRRGVAIGSRAHLVGSEAVVKRSALRNFLMRSFHLVLTILTPPATSRIRDTQCGFKLFTRAALPHIVPYMHAEGWIFDIEMLMLAESAPATPVLGSDGSVIGTSPGIKVAEVPIEWHEVGGSKLNVIQDSIKMAIGLFVLRACWMMGVYRRRLT, encoded by the exons ATGGGCCTCGCAACAGCCCTGCCGGAGCTCCCTGCGTCGCCCTGGGAATCCATCAAGGCGACTCCGGTTCCCATCCTCGCCGGCCTCTTCCTCGCGCTGGTCTTGTCAGGGCTCGCTGCG ctcttcctcctcctccacctcgtCGCCTCCAAGCCTCGCCCCGTCCTCTCCTCTGAAAAGACATACGTCACCAGCAGCCCTTCCGGCAAGACGACTCCTCGCCCGCTCCCCTGCTGGTACGACCGATGGCTCGCCGAACGACACCTCAGCGAGCAGCGTCTTCGCCCAGACGAAGCGAATCCAGCGCCCGACGTTGGCTCCATTGAACCCCCGGAACTTCTCCTCAGCGTCGTCTTCCCCGCGTACAACGAGGAGGATCGTGTAATCCCCACATTGGAAGAGGCCGTCGAGTACCTGGACAGGCATTTTGGACGCGgcactgctgcagctggcgcTAGGAACCCTCTCTCGCCGACGACCAAGAAGCGCCACGCTCAAGGCGCGGCTGGCGCAGCTGGCCTGAAAGATCAGGGCCTCAGCGGTTACGaaatcatcatcgtcaacgaCGGCAGCCGCGACAAGACGGTCGACGTGGTGCTCGACTTTGCGCAGAATAACGGCTTGGATGATGTGCTGAGAGTGGTGTCCCTGGCCAAGAACCGCGGCAAGGGCGGCGGTGTTACTCATGGCTTCCGTCATGTTCGCGGCGAATATGCGCTCTTTGCCGATGCGGATGGCGCGTCTCGGTTTAGCGATGTGGCGAAACTGATCGAAGGCGTCGAGGAAGTTGTGGACGGGTCTCGTCGAGGCGTTGCCATTGGTAGCCGTGCCCATCTCGTTGGCAGCGAGGCGGTAGTCAAG CGCTCTGCCCTTCGAAACTTTCTCATGCGCTCATTCCATCTCGTTCTCACCATCCTCACGCCCCCTGCTACATCTCGCATTCGCGATACCCAGTGCggcttcaagctcttcacGCGCGCCGCGCTGCCGCACATTGTCCCTTACATGCATGCCGAGGGCTGGATCTTCGACATTGAGATGCTGATGCTCGCCGAGTCCGCCCCTGCGACGCCTGTCCTGGGCAGCGACGGCAGCGTCATCGGCACCAGTCCTGGCATCAAAGTCGCCGAGGTGCCGATTGAGTGGCACGAGGTGGGCGGCAGCAAGTTGAACGTTATCCAGGACAGCATAAAGATGGCGATTGGGCTGTTTGTGTTGAGGGCGTGTTGGATGATGGGCGTGTATAGGAGACGCCTTACTTGA
- a CDS encoding uncharacterized protein (EggNog:ENOG41~CAZy:GH2~SECRETED:SignalP(1-20)), whose amino-acid sequence MILSPAGLLALTSCLSTAVAQSSQPVPYKVQTPPLDTEWTYKVGTNPWPEYPRPQLQRDSWQSLNGIWTFQPASPGADSGSPPEGKLQREVLVPSCVESALSGLQTLNVTDMWFATSFKTPKSWNGQNVILNFEAVDYQATVFVNGVKAGNNTGGYFRFGLDITKLLKSNGDNSLTVFVHDPTDLDVIPIGKQTRNPSHIFYRSCSGIWQSVWLESVPANHITALDVAAGMDGTVTVTVHSSGKQGVSAKVSVIGLNGRAIASHNGPADKEFSFKIKQPKLWSPSSPTLYNLTVTLGDDEVSSYTGFRSITSGKVKGVQRPLLNGEFTFIFGTLDQGFWPDGLYAPPSREAMVYDLKMLKSLGFNAVRKHIKVEPDLFYRACDEMGLMVIQDMPSLVADGSRPPNPDQQAEFQRQLEILVHEHKNYPSIVTWIIYNEGWGQLPGPPYPEQSLVEVVRSIDPTRLIDATTGWNDHGFGDYSDNHHYANPQCGTPFYSTPSRPYDSSRIGFQGEWGGIGHNVSIEHLWKVQEAINTINQTYEVNADLSSYNYRASVLFREFLDQVERYACSGGIWTQTTDVEGEVNGLLTYDRRLLRPNVSQWKKDIKSLYTAAAGRR is encoded by the exons ATGATTCTGTCCCCAGCAGGCCTTCTCGCGCTTACGAGTTGCCTCAGCACTGCTGTTGCGCAGAGTAGCCAGCCGGTGCCCTACAAAGTTCAGACGCCGCCTCTTGATACTGAGTGGACGTATAAAGTTGGCACCAATCCATGGCCAGAATATCCCCGACCACAGCTCCAGCGTGATAGTTGGCAAAGCCTTAATGGCATTTGGACATTCCAGCCTGCCAGTCCTGGGGCCGACTCAGGCAGTCCTCCTGAAGGCAAGCTCCAACGCGAGGTGCTCGTGCCGTCATGCGTTGAAAGCGCACTTTCGGGACTGCAGACCTTGAACGTCACTGATATGTGGTTTGCGACCAGCTTCAAGACACCAAAAAGCTGGAATGGCCAAAATGTCATTCTCAATTTTGAAGCAGTTGACTATCAGGCAACGGTGTTTGTGAATGGTGTCAAGGCCGGGAACAATACCGGAGGATATTTCCGATTCGGGTTGGATATCACCAAACTCCTCAAATCCAACGGAGATAACAGCTT AACCGTCTTCGTTCATGATCCTACAGATCTAGATGTCATCCCAATTGGAAAGCAGACTCGAAATCCTAGCCACATCTTCTACAGATCTTGCTCTGGAATATGGCAATCCGTATGGCTAGAGAGTGTGCCTGCCAATCATATAACTGCACTTGATGTCGCTGCTGGCATGGATGGCACAG TCACCGTGACGGTTCACAGCTCAGGCAAACAGGGCGTCTCGGCCAAAGTGTCCGTTATCGGACTCAATGGTCGCGCCATTGCTTCGCATAATGGGCCTGCAGATAAGGAGTTCAGTTTCAAGATTAAGCAACCAAAACTGTGgtctccatcgtctccaACTCTGTATAACTTGACAGTGACACTGGGCGATGACGAAGTATCCAGCTACACTGGTTTCCGCTCAATCACGAGCGGCAAGGTCAAGGGAGTTCAAAGACCGCTGCTGAACGGAGAATTCACTTTCATCTTTGGTACGCTCGACCAAGGGTTTTGGCCTGACGGGCTTTATGCGCCTCCCAGCAGAGAAGCTATGGTATATGACCTAAAGATGCTCAAAAGCCTAGGTTTCAATGCAGTCCGAAAGCAT ATCAAAGTTGAGCCTGATTTGTTCTACCGAGCTTGTGATGAAATGGGCTTGATGGTCATCCAAGATATGCCCAGTCTTGTTGCGGATGGTAGTCGACCTCCTAACCCGGACCAGCAGGCGGAATTTCAGCGCCAGCTCGAGATTCTGGTTCATGAGCATAAGAATTATCCGTCTATTGTGACTTGG ATCATCTATAACGAAGGATGGGGACAGCTCCCGGGTCCTCCATATCCCGAGCAGAGCCTTGTAGAGGTAGTGCGCAGCATCGACCCAACAAGACTAATCGACGCCACCACCGGTTGGAATGACCATGGCTTCGGGGATTACTCT GACAACCACCATTACGCCAATCCGCAATGCGGTACGCCATTCTATTCCACGCCGTCCAGACCATATGACTCCAGCCGCATTGGATTCCAGGGCGAATGGGGCGGCATCGGCCATAATGTGTCGATTGAGCA TCTTTGGAAAGTCCAAGAGGCGATCAACACCATCAACCAAACGTATGAAGTCAACGCCGACCTCAGCTCCTACAACTACCGCGCGAGCGTCTTGTTCCGCGAGTTCCTCGACCAGGTGGAACGCTATGCTTGTAGCGGCGGCATCTGGACACAGACAACTGATGTCGAAGGCGAAGTAAACGGCTTGTTGACGTACGACCGACGTCTTCTCAGACCAAACGTGAGCCAGTGGAAGAAGGATATCAAGAGCTTATATACGGCGGCAGCTGGAAGGCGATGA
- a CDS encoding uncharacterized protein (EggNog:ENOG41): MSIFSRLRKSRQQAKEHNAKLAEQEKKEEGVKTPYKHVPKHAAADAIASAPPSWREDDRHKIQEQNRRRSAMAASGHSMNMPGVPPRVGSSLSHVSYPADKNATPMVRLPRAYSYTGVSPYTSNHSRHTVSSMPDVGSQFAAYAASTKGKEVVRGSGYDTSRTSPTSSQEESESSSGSTSSQDDLEMRLNRPPVVRPPTGAEMAARRPRPGSRRTSDSAIGRIAMANSTKAAARDSRPPPSMRNFGSIAPIVHAPAPILRVTSHPQGDFLNPHHRQKSETSFPSSLNTSLNTSAATLVSASALPSIDGSPSLEQQELKEQKVANSGKLSKEQKAAKVVRLAEGGRIQSGTKKLVTEKPAEKPAEEAQPQPVGEPASTLAIVSTLTPAPARESAPNVKQQQSIVINVFPEADSIPDPEPTKKSSRFTKGGNKMAKKSRWAKSKARPIAV; the protein is encoded by the exons ATGTCCATCTTCTCGCGCTTGAGGAAGAGCCGCCAGCAGGCTAAGGAGCACAATGCCAAGCTTGCtgagcaggagaagaaggaggagggggtAAAGACTCCCTACAAGCATGTTCCCAAAcacgccgccgccgatgcCATTGCCAGTGCGCCGCCCAGCTGGAGAGAGGATGATCGCCACAAGATCCAGGAGCAGAACCGCCGAAGGAGTGCCATGGCTGCGTCTGGCCACAGCATGAACATGCCCGGCGTGCCCCCCCGtgttggcagcagcttgtcCCACGTCTCGTATCCTGCAGACAAGAATGCCACCCCCATGGTGCGCCTGCCCCGAGCATACAGCTACACGGGCGTCTCGCCTTATACATCAAACCACAGCCGCCACACCGTGAGCTCAATGCCTGATGTCGGTTCGCAGTTTGCGGCCTATGCTGCCTCGACCAAGGGAAAGGAGGTCGTTAGAGGGTCTGGCTATGATACTTCCAGAACCAGCCCAACATCCTCACAAG AAGAATCAGAGAGCTCCAGCGGCTCTACGAGTTCTCAAGATGACCTCGAGATGCGGCTGAATCGCCCTCCCGTCGTGCGACCTCCTACTGGTGCCGAGATGGCAGCCCGTCGACCGCGTCCAGGCAGCCGGCGCACATCAGATTCGGCAATTGGCCGAATTGCCATGGCAAACTCGACCAAGGCGGCTGCCCGGGATTCTCGCCCTCCTCCGTCTATGAGGAACTTTGGCTCAATTGCACCTATTGTCCACGCACCTGCTCCCATCCTGAGAGTCACGTCTCATCCGCAAGGTGACTTTCTAAACCCACACCATCGGCAGAAGTCAGAAACATCTTTTCCCAGCTCCCTCAACACCAGCCTCAACACCTCTGCAGCCACCCTCGTCTCTGCATCCGCCCTACCGTCGATTGACGGCAGCCCTTCCCTAGAACAGCAGGAGTTGAAGGAGCAGAAGGTAGCCAACTCTGGAAAGCTTTCtaaagagcaaaaagcagcCAAAGTGGTTCGACTCGCAGAAGGGGGGCGAATTCAGTCTGGCACTAAAAAACTGGTGACTGAGAAGCCTGCGGAGAAGCCTGCAGAGGAGGCCCAACCCCAGCCTGTTGGCGAACCTGCCTCTACCCTTGCTATCGTCTCTACTCTTactcctgctcctgctcgCGAGTCTGCTCCCAacgtcaagcagcagcagtctatTGTTATCAACGTCTTCCCAGAAGCGGACTCGATCCCTGATCCCGAGCCTACAAAGAAGTCTAGCAGATTTACCAAGGGCGGGAACAAGATGGCTAAGAAATCTCGCTGGGCCAAGTCAAAAGCTCGACCTATCGCTGTGTAG